The genome window TGGCGACGGTCTTATCTTTGAGATACTTGAGGTCAGCGTCTTTTTCGTAATAAACCTTCATTGTACAAAACTCCTAAGGGTTCGGTCGGCCCGTGGGTGGTGAGCACGGGCCAATGAGTGAAATATATCCCTCACGGCTGATAGCGCACAGCCGACGCTTCCCGGCCTCTTACGACCGGGAGCAACGATTGTCCAGCGCTTTAAGCCGTTCGGGTGGTATTAATCGATCTGCATGGCACGCTTCATGGCCACGTTGCCGGTGCGGGCGATCTCCTTGATGCCGAATCGGGATAGGAGATTGACGATGGCCTTAATCTTGCCATGGTCGCCCGTGCACTCGATGGTCAGTTCGTCAATGCTCACATCCACGACCTTGCAGCGAAAAATATCCGTAATACGTAGAATTTCCGCGCGTTTGGAGTCTTCCGCATTGACCTTGACGAGAACCATCTCGCGCTCCACGGCCTGGACCTGGGTGAAGTCCTTGACCGTGATGACCGGAACCAGCTTGCGAAGCTGTTTGACGATCTGTTCAATGATGGCGTCGTCCCCCCGGGCCACGATGGTCATGAGCGAAACGCCCTTTTCCAGGGTGGGAGCGACGTTGAGTGATTCGATGTTGAAGCCCCTGCCGCTGAAAAGCCCCGCAACCCTGGAAAGGACACCGGGCTCGTTCTCGACCATGACGGAAAGCGTATGTTTCATGGTTCCTCTCTCCTAAACGAGCAGCATCTCGGTCAGCGAGGCCCCGGCCGGGACCATCGGGTAAACATTCTCTTCCTGAGCCACGCGGACATCCACAATGCAGGGCTTGTCCACTTCAAAGGCTTCTCGGAGCACCTTTTCCACGTCCTTTTTCTCGGTGATGCGATAGCCCGCCGCGCCATAGGCCTCGGCCAGCTTCACGAAATCGGGCTGGGCGTCCATGCAGGTGGCGCAGTAGTTCTTCTTGTAGAACAATTCCTGCCACTGGCGGACCATGCCCAGGTACCCGTTGTTCAGGATGACGATCTTGACCGGCAGCTTGTTGCAGACCACGGTCATCATCTCCTGGATGTTCATCTGGATGGAACCGTCCCCGGCGATGTTGACGACCAGCTTGTCCGGAAAGGCCCGCTGGGCCCCCATGGCGGCGGGGAACCCGTACCCCATGGTGCCGAGACCACCCGACGTCAGGAACGTGTTGGGTTCCTTGACCTTGTAGAACTGGGCGGCCCACATCTGGTTCTGGCCCACCTCGGTGCAAACTATGGCGTCGCCCTTGGTGATCTCGTAGATCTTCTCCACCACGTACTGGGGTTTGATCTTCACCTCGTCGTCGATGTAGGTCAGCGGGTGCAGCCGGTTCCATTCGATGATCTGCTCAAGCCACTGCTCGTGCTTGCGCTGCCAGTTCACTTCGCCCTTGATGGACTTCATTTCCTTTTGCAGCGCGGCCAGCGCGCTCTTGCAGTCGGCAACAAGCGGCACGTGCACGGAAACGTTCTTCTGGATGGACGTGGGGTCCACGTCGATATGCACGATGGTCGCGTGCGGTGCGAACTCGCTGATCTTGCCGGTGACGCGGTCGTCGAAACGCGCGCCCACGGCCAGGAGCAGATCGCAGTTGTTCACGGCCATGTTGGCGCAATAGGTGCCGTGCATTCCCAGCATGCCCAGCCAGAGTTCCTCGTCATCCCCCGGATAGGCCCCCAGGCCCATGAGGGTGGAGGTCACGGGGATGCGAAGTTCCCGGGCCAGCCAGCGCAATTCCTCATGGCTCTTCGAGGAGATCACGCCGCCACCGGAATAGATGAGCGGCCGCTCGGCCTTCTTGATCAGCTGCGCCAGCTTGCGGATCTGCCCGATATGCGGCTTGACGTTGGGATTGTAGCTACGGAGGGAGATCGATTCGGGGTACTCGAACTCGCATTTCTGACTCATCAGGTCTTTGGGCACATCCACCAGCACGGGACCGGGGCGCCCGGTCCGTGCGAGGTAGAATGCCTGTTTGACGGTCCTGGCCAGATCACGGACGTCCTGCACCAGGTAATTGTGCTTGGTACAGGGCCGGGTAATGCCGACAATGTCCACCTCCTGGAACGCATCGTTGCCGATGAGCGGAGAGGGCACCTGCCCGGTGAAAATGACCACAGGAATGGAATCCATGTATGCCGTGGCAATACCGGTGACGGTATTGGTGGCGCCGGGGCCCGAAGTTACTAGGCATACTCCAGTCTTTCCGGTGGCGCGAGCGTAACCGTCCGCGGCATGGATAGCGCCCTGTTCGTGGCGCACTAGAATATGTTCAATGGAGAAGTTGGGAATTTCGTCGTAAATGTCGATCACGGCTCCGCCAGGGAAGCCGAACATGGCATCGACACCTTCCTCCTCCAAGCACTTCAACAATATCTGGGCCCCAGTCAGCTCCATCCTACGCCTCCGTATCTCGATATTTATCCAATATCGTTTGAAGTTTCGTTTTTCCCGCCAGTTTCTTCTTCTTGAGTTCCTTCATTTCCTGAGTCTCGGTGGGGCTCAGGTAACCTTTACCCTCGAGCTTCTCGAGCATCTTTTCGTATACGATATGCTGGTCCCATAGGGACTTGAGTTCCACGTCTTCAACACCAAACTTTTCAATAAGGGCCAGATCCTTCGACTCCATTGGACGCTCCTTTGGTTAAGCGTTCACACGTTATTGCTCCCCCGAGGGAACCAACCGTTCCCAATCGGGCTCTCTACGACTATCTACAGCCAGGACCTTCCTTCGGTTGCTCTGGCCTGATTCCAATGTGACTTGATTTTTCTTGAGGCCAAGCTGGTCGGCCAAATAGGCGACAAGGGCCTTGTTGGCCTTGTTGTCGACGGCGGGCGCGTTCAGGCGCACCTTCAAACACCCCTGGTACGTCCCGGCCAAGCCGTTCTTCCTGGCTCCGGGCTGTACCCAGACATCGAGATTCCAGTGACTGTCGCCCTTTTGTCTGGCGAATTCAGGGAGTGTTTTTATTGTCTCTCGGATCATTCAGCTTTTTTCAGGTAAGTGAGCTTGGACTCCAGCTCTTCCATTTTTTCCATATCGGGGTCATCGTGTTCCAACATCTTCAAATGCGAGTCCAATAGGGCCTTTAGCTGAATTTCAAACTGGGTTCTCTGGCGTTTGACGGCTTCCACTTCTTCGTGGATCTGGGCCAACCGGCCGTGTCCCTTCTGCATCATGGCCTCGGCCTTGGTGCGGGCCTCGTCGATGATGAGCTGGGCTTCCCTGGAGGCCTGCACCTTGAGGTCGTCCACCATCTTCTGGGTGCTCATGAGCGTGTCCCGCAGGGTTTCGTCCCGCTTGCGGTACTCCACGATTGCGGCCTCCAGCCGTTTCATCTTCTTTTTCATTTCCTTCTGGCTGTCGGCCATGGAACCGAGGGTCTCGGCGGTCTCCAGCAGGAACTGGTCCACCTCGATCCTGGAATAGCCGAACATCTTCCGGGAAAAACGCTTGTTCAGAAGATCAATCTTGGAAACAGACATGAACGCCTCCTACATCATCGGGGAACCGCCAATGGCTCCGGCCAGGCGGTAGAGGTTGCCCACGACAACAATATCGAGAACTTGAATAGCCAGGATAATGACGATGGGGGAAAGGTCGAAGCCTCCCACATTGAGAAACGGCAAAAGCTGCCTGACCTTGTAGAAGACAGGCTCGGTCACCCCGCGCAAAAAACGCACAATGGGGTTGTACGGATCAGGATTCACCCAGGTGATCAGGGCCGAAATGATGACGATCCACATGTAGGCATTCAGAACGATGCTCAGAACCTTGGCAATGGCAACAACAACTAAATCCATCATTCCTCCGGGTAAGACTGCCGGAAATCCGTGGATATTCCGGCACGTGACTTCAAACTGGCACAGCGGTGTCCTTTTATCAAGTCCTAATAGAGAACTCTTGTGCCGGGATAGGCGCGCTGCATGCAGCGACGCAGGGTCCAGTAATCGGTGATGTGCAGATCGGCCTCAAGCCCAGGATTGCGATAGGCCCAGAAACGAACTCCCGCGGCCCGGGCACAGCGCTGGTCCACAATGGAATCGCCGATGAAGACGACCTCTCCGGGGCGCGCGCCGATCTTGTTCATGGCCTGGTACATGGGCTCGGGGTGCGGCTTAGGTCTGCGCACGTCGGATGAGGTCACCACGGGGTAGAAGAAACCCTCCAAATCCATGAGTTCCAGCACCAGATCCATGGTGTCGGTACGGCTGGTGTTGATGGCCAGGGGAAAACCGCAATCCCTGAGCCACCAGAGAAACTCCTGCAGCCCGTCCATGCGCTTCAGACCCAGACCCGGCAGCAGGTCCCTGTATTTGACCCTACTCTGAAACTCCCGGATGGCCCCCATCTTGTCCTCGGGGATGATCCGCTCCAGGGATTCCGCCGTGGTATGGCAATGGCAGTAGGCCGCGTCCTCCTCGCTCATGGGCGGCAGGCCGATATGTTCGCGCAGCCTGTTGTAATACGCGTTGTTGGAGTCCTTGGAATCAATGAGCACGCCGTCGCAGTCAAACACCAGCGCACCGATGTTCTCGAAAACATCCAACCGCATGAGATCGTTGGTGATGAGCACCTCTGTCTCCTTATACTCTTCTAACCCTTGAGGACCGCGACCTTCACCGGGCGATCGGTCCAGGGCAGTTTTTCGGGCAACCGCTTTCTCCCGGCCAGCTTCCAGGCCGGGGCCTCGGCAACAAGGCTGCCCTGGGGCAGTCCCAACTCGCCGGGCGCGGGGGTAAATTCAATGCCGGATTCCTGCCAAACGTCATAAGCCTCTCCGGATTCGGTCACCAGCACGGCATCCCCGGGCAAAAAGGCGGCCAGGGCCTCCATGACCCGCTGCCAGGGAAAGGCCTTCCCGCTCCCGGCGGGGGCGGTGCCGCTCATGACCTTGCCCAGGGCAAGCTCCTGCTCGTCCTCGCCGCCCTCTTCCATCCCAAGGGTCCGGCCGAACTTGTCCCAGGAGGCGCGCACGCCCTTTTCCAGGCCGCGGGTCTCAATAATGCTCTCCTCCAGGTGCCAGGCGAGCATGAGCGTGAACTGGGCATTGGCCACCTCGGGTGAGGCCTCCACCGGAGCCTCGTCCTTGAGGCGCATCATGAGCTCTCCCTTGATGGCGGAAGTGGACTCGCTGAAATACTCCTCCGGGCTGTTCACGCCGAAAAAGGCCATTTCGGAGGAATCCTTGAACTGCCTGCCGAAAGCCATGCAGTCGCGAATCAGGGCCTGCCCCTGAGTTGCGCTCACAGGAAGGCCATCCGGGCGGAAATACCCCTCCCCGACTTCCCCGCCGGAAAGGCCGGGGTCGAAAAACAGGGCTCCGGCAACCGGCTCCACGGGCAACAACTCGACGTGCATGAACGGAAAATGGATCAGCATCACTTCTTACTCCTGCTCCTCTGGATAAGGCGTGTCTTTCTTTGTTCTGCGGACTTCATAGTGCCGGCACCTGCCGGAGCACTCGGGCAAGGCGGGAATGCACAGGCCGTCGTGCTGCCAGACGCAGCCGGGAGGGTCCTGTCCGGGATCGTATTCATAGCGGTCGCACTCGAGATTGCCGCGCATGAGCCGGTCGAACTGCCGGGCCCAGAGCTCGTTGACTTCCCGCAATTCCAGGCCAAAGGCCTCGGCCCGATGCAGGAACTCATCGAAGATCCGCTCCCAATCCTCCAGCACGCTGCACCGCCATTCGCGGCAATAGCCGGGATTGAGGCGCTCCTGGTACAGGCAGCGCTCTTTCAGATGGAATCGGCAGTCTTCCGCAGGCATTCGTCGCAATTTCTTCATTGTCTCGTCACATGCGGAACAACAAACGCCTCCGCCATGAATTTCACCTTGAAAAAATGGTGTAAGCTCCGAGGATTCGATTGTAAAGGCGGATATCTCCAACTTGGTGCAAATGCGCGCAAAAGTCCCGCCGTTCTTGACCAGACCCCGGCGGGGGTGTATAGCCTCTCTACTCTGTAAAACACTGAATTCAACTTTGGGAGGATATATGATCGGCGGTTTCGGAATTTGGGAACTTCTCATCATCTTGCTTATCGTCCTGGTCATCTTCGGCGCCAAGAAACTGCCTGAAATCGGCGGCGGCATCGGAAAGGCCATCAGTAATTTCAAAAAGGCCACCAACGAGCCCGATGAAATCGACGTGACTCCCAAAGAGAAGAAAGAAGACAAGGAAGCCTAGCCCAAACAACAAAAAAGACCCGGAAAGCAATGCTTTCCGGGTCTTTTTTGTTGGCAAATCGTATCGATCAGTCCACGCGGGGAATATCCCCGCCCTCTTCCGCAAAGAAACCGAATCCCTTGAGCATGTAATGCACCCCGGAAACCACGGTAAGCCCGGCGGTCAGGGAGATAATCCACAGCTCGACCGTATGGTAGTTCAGTTCAAAGGTCTTCTGGATCATGATGAACAGGACCAGACAGATCTGGGCCGTGGTGGTGGCCTTGCTGGACCAAATGGGCTGGATGCGCGACTTGATGTCCACGCCCCAGAAATGGAGCACGGCCAACCCTCCCACGATGATGGCGTCGCGACTGACCACCAGGACCGTAAGCCACTTGGGCAGCCAGCCCTGCTGAGCCAGGCAGATGAAAGAGGTCACCAGCAGGCACTTGTCGGCCAGGGGATCGAGCATGGCCCCGAGCCGGGACCGCTGCTTGAGCAGACGGGCCAGGAATCCGTCCAGGGCATCCGTCAGCCCGGCAATGGCGAAAAGGGCCCAGGCCAGATCGAACCGATGGTCGATGTAGGCCATGACAAACCCGGGCGTAAGCAGAATCCTGGCAATGGTCAGGAGGTTGGGAATGGTCCAGATGGTATCGCGCGGAATCACTGCCGACACGGCTACTCCTTGCTGGTGATGACAAAGCTCAGGCCGCGCCCGGGCAAAAACGCCTCCAGACGGGACTTGAGCAATTGCCTGTTGACCACGCGAACGTCCCAGATTGCGGCCACCCCCGAGGGGAGCATTTCCATTTCCGCCAGCTTGACCTCCTGCACGGCCGAAACCCAGCCCTGCAGCACGCGGTCGAAGTCCTGGACCCCGTCCGGGGTGAACCAGCCGGAAACGCGCAGCCGGGTGGAGGAGGATGCGCTCTCGCGCATCTCCTTGCGGCCGAAATAGCGTTTCCAGAGCTCAAACCACAGCTCGGGAATGTCCTTCTTGACGGCGACCCAATCGCGTCCCTCGAAAATGAGCCTGCCCTTCCACAACTTCTCGCCTTCGCGCTGAAGCAGGAATTCGGGCTGCACGTCCAGGTCGCGCTTGAGCCCGGTCAGGAGAATGAGGTCCCGCACCTGCTGCAGACTCTCTTCATCCAGCTCGCCCTGATGGCGAAAGGTCACGGGAAGGGGTTCGGAAACCGTATAATAGATGCCCATGCTCTGCAGAGCTGTCCGCAGCGCCTGACGGTTGACGTTCACGTCCATGGTCAGGTTGAGGCCGTCCTCGGCGCGAAAGGAGGAAACCTCCTTGTACCCGAGCACATATCCGCCCGCCTTTTCCAGAAAATACTGCTTGAGCAACACTTGGCGATCTTCGGAAAGCGGCGCCGGCAGCAGGGAAAGGGCCGTATCGGTCACGGACTGGGCAAAAGCCGCGTCCGTGGCTTTCTGGCGCAACTGCATGGAGGTCATGCCCTCCTCGAAAGGCACGAACACCTCCACGGGCTGGGCCTGCGCCAGCCCGGCGCCCAGCAGAACGATTGAGAATACGATATATTTCAGCAGCCTCATGGCTGAATCTCCTCTGTGATGTCCTCTTCGGGATCTTCTGTCTTTTTACCCAGGGCAATCACCACCCGGCACTGGTCGGTCACGACGGAATCCTTCAGGAGAATCCTGGCCAATTCCGCGTCCGCGCCGGAAATGATGAAGTCCGTTTTTCCGCTTCCCACAACGGCCAGGGCCGTCACCACCAGGGGACGGTTGCCAACCCGGCTCCTGAGCTGAACGGGATCTGCCGTGGTGGAATACGAAACCACGCCGTTCCTGACGGCGCTTTCGCGGCTGACGCTGAACGCGCCGTACACGCCCACCCCGTCACGGCCGTAAACGACCGGAGCCAGGGCGGGTTCCGCACCGGAAAGGAGCGTGGCGTCCACCACCAGGCCGGTATAGGTTCCGGAACCGGCCATCATGCTGGTGGGCTCGACTGTGTTCATGGCCGCCAAGGTATCCAACCCCAGGCTCAGCCGGGGAGGAATACCGCTCTGGAACGGGATGGTGGGAGGCAGTATCAGGGAGGCCAGTTCGCCCCGGAGGGATGCCTGGACCGCCAGCGTCCCCTTGCCTTCCGCAAATTCCGGGAGTTCCAGCCGGGAGTTCTGTATCAGGCGGCGCACCTGGGCGTCGGCCTCGTCGTCCTCGGCAAGATAGGCCCCGACAGTGCTGGCCGCATCAATGCGGATGGCATAAACGGCCTCCAGCATCTTCCGGCGCGCCTCCACTGCGGCCTTGCGGACCGCAAGCGACGTCTGGTGGGTGGCGTCGAATCCTTCCGGGTCCACCTCCAGGGCCTTGGACACGGAGATGTCGCCGTTGCCCCAGAAAAGGATCACGTCGCCCCTCTCCTGGACATAGCCTCTGAATGCCAGGGCCTGCGCCGCGCTCAACGCGACCAGGACCAGCATCACGATCAGTGTGTATCGAATACGGGAAATGTATTTCATGAATATGCCTTTCATGGCGGGTAAGCTTTTTACGAGCAACTCCGCATGTAGCCTTCTCGGGCGGTTTAGGCAAGCCGTTCGTGCGCTCCCTTGCCGCCCCAGGCCCGATGCTATACATTGGAAAAAGCAACCAAACAAGGGAGCCCAAATGCACATATACCTCATGCAGCACGGGGCGTGCCTGCCCAAGGAACTCGATCCGCAGCAGCCGCTCAGCCCGGTGGGGCGGGAACAGATCGAAAAAAGCGCCGCAATCCTCAAGAATCTGGGGCTGCGGTTCGGCGTCATCCTTGCCAGCCCCAAGACGCGCTCCATGGAAACCGCGCAGATCGTGGCCAAGGCCGTGGGATATCCAGCAAAAAACATCGTCTGCAGCGATGCAATCAAACCCATGGCGGATGCAAAGAAAACCACGGACCTGATCCTGCAATACGAGGATGCCGAATCCGTGTTCATAGCCGGGCACCTGCCCTCGCTCAACAATCTGGCTTCCTACCTGCTGCTGCAGGATGTGCCGCCCACCCTGCACTTCGGCATCGAGAACGGGGGCATCATGCGCATCTCCCTGGAGGCCCAGCACCGGCGCGGCGCCCTGGACTGGCTGCTGCCGCCCAGGTTCCTGAACCTGATGCGCTAGCCGGCCTCGGCCAGCCACCGCTCCACGCGTTCGGCAATGGCTTCGTTGTCGCCGGGCGCGAACCACTCAATGTCCTTTTCCTTCTTGAACCAGGTCATCTGCCGCTTGGCATAGGCGCGGGTGTTCCGAATCCACCGCTGCTTGGTTTCCTCCAGGCTCATTTCGCCCCGGATATAGGCCAGCAGCTCGGCGCAACCGATGCCCGTCCATCCCGGGGCCTCGGGATCGGGACATATCTCGTAGGCCCGCCGGGCCTCTTCCAGGGCCTCATGCTTCAGCATGATGTCGATACGCGCCGCCAGCTTGGGAGTCAGGTCATCAAGGGCGATTTTCATACCCACCTTGAGATACCGGTACGGGGCCTTCTGATGCTCTTCGGAATGCCACCAGGTCATGTTCCTGCCCGTGGCGGCAAAGACCTCGGCGGCCCGGGCGTTTCTCTGGCTGTCGTTGGGATGGATCCTGGCCGCGTAGTCCGGATCCACCTCGGTCAACTCGCGGTGCAGGACCTGGGGGCCTTCCTTTTCCAGACGCTCCAGCACTCCCCGGCGGATGTCCTCCGGGATCTCGGGAATGGGGGCGATGCCCTGCAGCAGGGAGCGCAGGTAAAGCCCGGTGCCGCCCACAAGCATGGGTAGCCGGTCTTCCCCCAGCACCTGCCGGATATGTTCATGGGCCATATCCACGAAACGAGCCGCATTCATCTTCTCGCGGGTTTCCAAGAAACCGTACATGAGGTGCGGGCAGGCGGCCTGTTCCTCCGCGTCCGGCTGGGCCGTGACGACCGGAAAATCCCGATACACCTGGCGGGAGTCGAAATTGACGACACTGCCCGGCAGCCTGCGGGAAACCGCAATGGCCGCGGCGGTCTTGCCGGTGCCCGTCGGGCCCAGCACACAGAGAATGGAAGGTTTGGAATCCATGCGCCTAATCGTCCCCGGCCTCTTTCAGCTCGGCAAAGCGCTTGTAGACCTTGGGAATGAGATCCCCGGGCACCAGCCCCTTGATGTTGCCGCCGTGCTTGGCCACTTCCTTGACGATGGTGGAGCTCAGGTACATCCACTTGAAGTCGGTCATGAGGAACACGGTCTGTATATCGCGGTCCAGCTTGCGGTTCATGAGGGCCATCTGGAACTCGTACTCGAAATCCGAGACCGCGCGCAGCCCGCGCAGGATGGACCCCGCGCCCCTTCGGGCCACATAGTCGATGAGCAGCCCGTCAAAGGGCTCCACAATGACGTTGGGTTCGTCCGCAAAGGCCTGCTTGGCCATATCCACCCGCTCTTCCAGGGTGAAGAGGGTCTTTTTGGGGGTGCTCCGGGCAATGGCGAACACCACCTGATCGAATATCTTGAGCCCACGCTTGGTCAGGCTCACATGCCCCTTGGTCACGGGGTCGAAGGTGCCGGGATAGACCGCAAGCCTGGGGTTCAGTTCCGCCATAACAAAATCCTTGTCTGACCGTATTCACGGTCGGTTACGAGTTCCAATTCGGACAAAGGCCCCTCCGCAGGGGCCTGAATCTGCGCCTCCACCTCGGCCAGGATGAACGCACCCTCGGCAAACCAGCCGCTCTCCAGGGCCTTTTCCAGGGCCGGAACAAGCAGCCCCTTGCCATAGGGGGGATCGATGAATCCGAGATCGAAAGGCGCTTCCGGGCTCCTGGAGAGCACGGTAAAGAGATCTTTCGCCAAAACCTTGTATTTCCCGGCGGGCACTCCCAGGTCCTTGAGATTGGACCTGATGAGATCCGCCGCCTTCCTTCCCTTTTCCACAAACCAGGCCTCGTCGGCCCCGCGGCTCAGGCATTCGATGCCCAGGCTGCCGCTCCCGGCGAACATGTCCACCACACGCGCCCCGGCCCACTCCACGCCCCGGGCCTGGAGCATGGAAAAAACGGCCTCGCGCACCTTGTGGGTGGCCGGTCGGTATCCGGGGCCCTCGCAGGTCTTGAGCCTGCGGCCCCGGAATTCGCCTCCTACTACTCGCAAAACACTCTCCTACAGTTCCGAAATGAACTCCGACAGGGATCGGTTCAGGTCCAACAGCCGGTCGCGGGCTTCCACCTGGTCCACCCAGGCGCGTTCCTGAATGGAGGTGATGCGTGCCTTGAGCTCCTCGAGCAAATGGTCGGAATCCCTGAGCAGGAAATCCCAGTCCACGCGGGGACGCGCAACGGCCATATCCACCACGGGTTCGAAGTCCTTGCCCGGTTCGAGTTCGAGCTCTTCCATGTATTCCGGGATATGGACATCGAAACCGAAACGCTCCCGGATGACATCCGCAAAGACCTTCTGGCCCTCGGCCTCGCCGTGCACCAGCACGATCTTGACCGGCGTGTTGCGAAGGGTCTCGAGCCATTCGAGCATCTCGGCCTGACCCGCGTGACCGGAAAAACCGTTGATGGTCACGACCTTTGCCTTGACGGCCACATCCTCGCCGAAGATGCGCACCTTTCGTGCGCCGTTGACGATCTTGCGTCCGGGAGTACCCACGCCCTGCCAGCCGACAAAGACCACGCAGCAGTTGGGCTTCCAGAGGTTGTGGCGCAGGTGGTGCTTGATGCGGCCCGCGTTGGCCATGCCGCTGGCCGAGATGATGATGGCCGATTCATGACGCTCGTTGATCGCTTGGGACTGTTCCCTGCTTTCCGTGAAGTGCAGGTTGGGAAGATCCAGGGGATGTTCGCCCTTGTTGATGAAGGCCTGGGTCTCCTTGTCGAAGAACTCTGGATGCTTGCGGAAGATTTCCGTGGCGCGGATGGCCAGGGGACTGTCCAGGTAGATGGGCATGTCCTCGGGCAGCTTGCCCTGCTTGCGCAGCAGGAACAGGGAATAGATGATCTGCTGCGAACGTTCCACGGCAAAGGCGGGAATGACCACCTTGCCCTTGTTCTGATGGCAGTACTTAATGGCCTCGGCCAGGTCGTTGAGGCTGTTCTCGGCGTCTTTGTGGTTGCGGCTGCCGTAGGTGGACTCCAGGAAAAGATAGTCCGTTCTCTCGACTTCCTCCGGATCCTGCACGATGAGCTGCTCGGGGCGGCCCAGGTCGCCGGAAAAAACGATCTTGGTGGGCTTGCCGTCCTGGTAATATTCAAGCTCGATAAAGGCCGAACCGAGAATGTGCCCGGCGTCGCAATACCTGACCTTGATGCCCGGCACGGGCTCGAAGGATTTGCCGTATTCGACGGTCGCCAGCAGCGGGATGGTCCGCTCGGCGTCGCTGGTGGTGTACAGGGGGCTGACAACCTGCTGCCCCTTGCGCTTCGCCCTTTCGTTTTCCCATTCGGCTTCCATTTCCTGGATGTGCCCGCTGTCAAGCAGCATGATCTCCAGAAGATCCCTGGTGGGCGCCGTGCAATAGATGGGGTTCTTGTATCCTCGAGAAACCAGGGCGGGCAGCAGCCCGCTATGGTCGATATGCGCATGGGTCACGAGAACAAAATCAATGTTCTTCGCGTCATACGCCTGGTAGTTTTCATTGCGGGTTTCTATTTCCGCGTTCCCCTGGTGCATGCCGCAGTCCACGGCAAAACGTTTGCCTTCATGTTCGAGAATATAACAGGAACCACTGACAGTTCGGGCCGCTCCAAGAAATGTTACTTTCATAGACTGCTCCAAGGTTTTCCCGCCCCGTTTCCGAAATAATC of Salidesulfovibrio onnuriiensis contains these proteins:
- the ilvN gene encoding acetolactate synthase small subunit yields the protein MKHTLSVMVENEPGVLSRVAGLFSGRGFNIESLNVAPTLEKGVSLMTIVARGDDAIIEQIVKQLRKLVPVITVKDFTQVQAVEREMVLVKVNAEDSKRAEILRITDIFRCKVVDVSIDELTIECTGDHGKIKAIVNLLSRFGIKEIARTGNVAMKRAMQID
- the ilvB gene encoding biosynthetic-type acetolactate synthase large subunit, which produces MELTGAQILLKCLEEEGVDAMFGFPGGAVIDIYDEIPNFSIEHILVRHEQGAIHAADGYARATGKTGVCLVTSGPGATNTVTGIATAYMDSIPVVIFTGQVPSPLIGNDAFQEVDIVGITRPCTKHNYLVQDVRDLARTVKQAFYLARTGRPGPVLVDVPKDLMSQKCEFEYPESISLRSYNPNVKPHIGQIRKLAQLIKKAERPLIYSGGGVISSKSHEELRWLARELRIPVTSTLMGLGAYPGDDEELWLGMLGMHGTYCANMAVNNCDLLLAVGARFDDRVTGKISEFAPHATIVHIDVDPTSIQKNVSVHVPLVADCKSALAALQKEMKSIKGEVNWQRKHEQWLEQIIEWNRLHPLTYIDDEVKIKPQYVVEKIYEITKGDAIVCTEVGQNQMWAAQFYKVKEPNTFLTSGGLGTMGYGFPAAMGAQRAFPDKLVVNIAGDGSIQMNIQEMMTVVCNKLPVKIVILNNGYLGMVRQWQELFYKKNYCATCMDAQPDFVKLAEAYGAAGYRITEKKDVEKVLREAFEVDKPCIVDVRVAQEENVYPMVPAGASLTEMLLV
- a CDS encoding DUF465 domain-containing protein, giving the protein MESKDLALIEKFGVEDVELKSLWDQHIVYEKMLEKLEGKGYLSPTETQEMKELKKKKLAGKTKLQTILDKYRDTEA
- a CDS encoding DUF167 domain-containing protein; translated protein: MIRETIKTLPEFARQKGDSHWNLDVWVQPGARKNGLAGTYQGCLKVRLNAPAVDNKANKALVAYLADQLGLKKNQVTLESGQSNRRKVLAVDSRREPDWERLVPSGEQ
- a CDS encoding DivIVA domain-containing protein; the protein is MSVSKIDLLNKRFSRKMFGYSRIEVDQFLLETAETLGSMADSQKEMKKKMKRLEAAIVEYRKRDETLRDTLMSTQKMVDDLKVQASREAQLIIDEARTKAEAMMQKGHGRLAQIHEEVEAVKRQRTQFEIQLKALLDSHLKMLEHDDPDMEKMEELESKLTYLKKAE
- a CDS encoding YggT family protein, which produces MDLVVVAIAKVLSIVLNAYMWIVIISALITWVNPDPYNPIVRFLRGVTEPVFYKVRQLLPFLNVGGFDLSPIVIILAIQVLDIVVVGNLYRLAGAIGGSPMM
- a CDS encoding HAD family hydrolase; protein product: MLITNDLMRLDVFENIGALVFDCDGVLIDSKDSNNAYYNRLREHIGLPPMSEEDAAYCHCHTTAESLERIIPEDKMGAIREFQSRVKYRDLLPGLGLKRMDGLQEFLWWLRDCGFPLAINTSRTDTMDLVLELMDLEGFFYPVVTSSDVRRPKPHPEPMYQAMNKIGARPGEVVFIGDSIVDQRCARAAGVRFWAYRNPGLEADLHITDYWTLRRCMQRAYPGTRVLY
- a CDS encoding twin-arginine translocase TatA/TatE family subunit, which codes for MIGGFGIWELLIILLIVLVIFGAKKLPEIGGGIGKAISNFKKATNEPDEIDVTPKEKKEDKEA
- a CDS encoding CDP-alcohol phosphatidyltransferase family protein, translating into MSAVIPRDTIWTIPNLLTIARILLTPGFVMAYIDHRFDLAWALFAIAGLTDALDGFLARLLKQRSRLGAMLDPLADKCLLVTSFICLAQQGWLPKWLTVLVVSRDAIIVGGLAVLHFWGVDIKSRIQPIWSSKATTTAQICLVLFIMIQKTFELNYHTVELWIISLTAGLTVVSGVHYMLKGFGFFAEEGGDIPRVD
- the sixA gene encoding phosphohistidine phosphatase SixA is translated as MHIYLMQHGACLPKELDPQQPLSPVGREQIEKSAAILKNLGLRFGVILASPKTRSMETAQIVAKAVGYPAKNIVCSDAIKPMADAKKTTDLILQYEDAESVFIAGHLPSLNNLASYLLLQDVPPTLHFGIENGGIMRISLEAQHRRGALDWLLPPRFLNLMR
- the miaA gene encoding tRNA (adenosine(37)-N6)-dimethylallyltransferase MiaA encodes the protein MDSKPSILCVLGPTGTGKTAAAIAVSRRLPGSVVNFDSRQVYRDFPVVTAQPDAEEQAACPHLMYGFLETREKMNAARFVDMAHEHIRQVLGEDRLPMLVGGTGLYLRSLLQGIAPIPEIPEDIRRGVLERLEKEGPQVLHRELTEVDPDYAARIHPNDSQRNARAAEVFAATGRNMTWWHSEEHQKAPYRYLKVGMKIALDDLTPKLAARIDIMLKHEALEEARRAYEICPDPEAPGWTGIGCAELLAYIRGEMSLEETKQRWIRNTRAYAKRQMTWFKKEKDIEWFAPGDNEAIAERVERWLAEAG